The nucleotide sequence TTTCACCGGTCTTCAAGTGGATAGTGGCCGGAGCAACGATCTCAATCATGTCGATGGATTTCCTGGCGGTTGCAGCCGGGCGTTTCCTCCGCCTGACGCCGGAAGAGAAAACTCTGATGGAGGCGGAATTCGTCAACACGGCAAGGCCGCTTCTCGATCTGCCGGAGGTTGCAAAACTGGCGCAGTATAACCATCACAGGGGGAAAACCCGATTGGATCATGTGGAGGAGGTGGCCTGCCTGAGCTTTCGCTGGGGAAAAAGACTTTCCCTTGACACCCGGGCGATTATCCGGGGGGCGCTGTTGCACGATCTTTTCTATTACGACTGGCTGCATGAAGGACCCAGATTGCATGGTTTCCGGCACCATAATATCGCGCTTAAGAATGCGCGCAAAATAACCCTCCTTACTAAAAAAGAAGAAGATATTATCAAAAAACACATGTGGCCGCTTACCGTTGTACCACCGCGTTATATGGAGTCGCTTGTCGTTTCACTGGTGGATACATTTTGCTCTGCAAGAGATTATTTGAGGGTGAAAAAACAAGACAAACACGCAAAGGCAGTCGCCGGTTGCGTTGGTTCGGAATCGGGGGATAAACAAAAATGACAAAACAGGCGGACAATCTCTATTTTACCGGGATTGACATAGGTTCAACAACGGCCAAGGCGGTGGTCCTGGATAAAGAGGGCGGCATGGTGTTTTCCCGCTACTGTCGTCATCAGGGCAAAACCGTGGAAACCACACGGGGCATTTTCAAGGAGGCACTTGAGGAACTGGGCGACGTGGAACTTGATTTGGCGGTTACCGGATCGGCGGGGATGGGTGCGGCCGAATTCTTCGGCCTGCCGTTTGTGCAGGAAGTGGTGGCCTCCGCGCACTACATTGAAAAATTTCTTCCGGGAGTCAGAACTTTTATCGAAATCGGCGGCGAAGACTCCAAAATCATATTTTTCGACGACAATGGTCGTCCCGATATCCGGATGAACGGCAGTTGCGCCGGCGGGACCGGTGCTTTTATCGATCAAATGGCGGTTCTCCTGGGTGTTGATGTAGCGGAACTGAACGTTCTGGCCGGAAAAGCCACGAATATTTATCCGATTGCGTCGCGGTGCGGCGTTTTTGCCAAAACCGATATTCAGGCTCTGCTAAGCCGTCATGTATCCAAAGAAGATGTTGCGGCTTCCATATTTCATTCGGTCGCCCTTCAGGTGATAACCGCCTTGTCCCGTGGACGGGAGATGGAAAGAAAAATACTGATCGGGGGCGGCCCGCTGACGTTTTATCCGAACCTGCGGAAAGCCTTTGCAAATCTGCTCGGCATTGAGCATCCGGATGACCTGGTACTTCCGGATCATCCGGAACTGCTTCCCGCCATGGGAGCGGCCATGGTGCGCAATGGCAAACCATGTCGGGGCCGGATCAGCAATTTTTTATCCATGTCCGAGAGAGGTGTCAGCCGTGCAACCAACAGCGGCACCAAAAGGCTGCCCCCCCTGTTTGCAAGCAATTACGAATTTGAAATATGGCAAAAAAGGCATGAGCGAAATTTGGTTCCCAGGATTGACCTGCCTGAGGCAAAAGGAAAAGATCTTTTTTTAGGTGTGGATTCGGGGTCAACCACCACCAAGATCGTCCTTGTCGATGAGAAAGGCAAACTGGTTCTGAGCTATTACGGCCCCAACAACGGCGATCCCATCCAGGCGGTAAAAAAGGGACTGGCTGAATTCAGAAAAAAGTTTGTTTCTGCCGGCTTTGCCCCGCGGATCACCAGAACGGCGGCCACCGGCTATGGTGAAAGTCTCATAAGAACCGCCTTCGGGTTGGACGACGGCCTGGTTGAGACCATGGCGCATTACCGGGCGGCGCGGCGCTTTGAGCCGGATGTATCCTTTATTCTGGATATCGGCGGGCAGGACATGAAGGCGATCTATATTCATGACAACGCCGTGGCTGAAATTCAGATCAATGAGGCCTGCTCATCGGGATGTGGTTCCTTTATTGAGACGTTTGCCCGTTCGCTAGGGTATAGTGTCCAGGAATTCGCAGAGATTGCATGCGATAGCAAATCACCTTTTGATCTGGGAACCCGCTGCACCGTCTTCATGAACTCCAAAGTGAAGCAGGCGCTCCGGGAAGGGGCGACGGTCGGCGACATTTCGGCAGGTTTGGCGTATTCGGTTATCAAAAATGCTCTGTACAAAGTGCTGAAGCTGAAGGACGTCGATGTCCTGGGGGACAAAATCGTAGTTCAGGGCGGAACATTTCGAAATCCAGCCGTATTACGCGCCTTGGAGGTGCTTCTGAACAAGGAGGTTATGAGACCGGATATTTCCGAGCTGATGGGAGCCTACGGTGCGGCCCTGACAGCCCTTGCCAATCATCGTGCGCATGTTGTGGCGGCCGTTGCTCCGCAGCAAGAAGCGCTGAAAGGTCCGGATCGGCCGGGACGGGAGACCGACGACCTGGTTTTTGAGAAATTGGTGATGGGAAGTGGTTTTTCAAAAAAGGAAATCCGCTGCCGGGGATGTGAAAACCAGTGCAGGGTTTTGAAGCTGACTTTCAGCAACGGAAACCATTTTTATACAGGGAACCGATGCGAGCGGCGCTTCAGCAACAATCCGGATGCTCAACGCAAAGGAAGGAACCTGATTGATGATCAGATAAGGCTCCTGTTTGAGCGAAACACGGAACCCGAAGGCGAACCGATTTTCACCTACGGTATCCCCCGCTGCCTGAACATGTATGAAAACTTTCCATTCTGGTGTGCCTTTTTGACCACGTGCGGGTTCAGGGTGGTTCTCTCTTCCGAATCCGGTTTCAAACTTTACGAAAAGGGTTCCGCCACGGTCATGTCGGAAAACATCTGCTTTCCCGCCAAGCTTGCCCATGGTCACATTTTCGACCTTATCGGAAAAAAAGTCGACCGGATATTCTACCCTACCGTGGTCTATGAGCAGGAAGAATACGAAAATGCTTTAAATACTTATAATTGCCCGGTGGTTACCGGATATCCCGACCTTTTGAAAAGTGCGGTTAACCCTGAGCGGAAATTCGGGATTCCCCTGGATAACCCGGTGATCAGCTTTAAGGATTTCAATCGGCTGAAGGATCAGCTTTATCTATTCTTCAAGCAGTCCGGAATCAATTACCGGACGGTGTCGGAAGGCGTCGAAAAGGGGATGGCGGCACAATCGGATTACAGGAAACAACTCAGGTCCATGGCGAAAACCCTGCTGAGCAAGGCGGATGCCGGGGGGCGGACAACAGTTGTTCTTGCCGGCCGACCCTACCATGCAGACCCGCTTGTCAACCACGGTATTCCGAATCTGTTGACGGAACTGGGCGTGGATGTCATCAGTGAAACGGCTGTCCCCTTGAATGCAGATGCCGTTTCACTGGAAGATGTCAATGTCCTGACCCAGTGGAGCTATGCAAACAGACTGTACGCGGCGGCCGGGTGGGTAACGGACACGGCCAATGCCCAAATGGTTCAGTTGTCCTCTTTTGGCTGCGGGCCGGATGCGGTTTCAACCGACGAGGTCAAAGAAATTTTGCGCCATGGCGGGAAGATTCATACCTTGATCAAAATGGATGAAATCGTCAACGTGGGCGCCGTCAGG is from Deferrivibrio essentukiensis and encodes:
- a CDS encoding acyl-CoA dehydratase activase; this encodes MTKQADNLYFTGIDIGSTTAKAVVLDKEGGMVFSRYCRHQGKTVETTRGIFKEALEELGDVELDLAVTGSAGMGAAEFFGLPFVQEVVASAHYIEKFLPGVRTFIEIGGEDSKIIFFDDNGRPDIRMNGSCAGGTGAFIDQMAVLLGVDVAELNVLAGKATNIYPIASRCGVFAKTDIQALLSRHVSKEDVAASIFHSVALQVITALSRGREMERKILIGGGPLTFYPNLRKAFANLLGIEHPDDLVLPDHPELLPAMGAAMVRNGKPCRGRISNFLSMSERGVSRATNSGTKRLPPLFASNYEFEIWQKRHERNLVPRIDLPEAKGKDLFLGVDSGSTTTKIVLVDEKGKLVLSYYGPNNGDPIQAVKKGLAEFRKKFVSAGFAPRITRTAATGYGESLIRTAFGLDDGLVETMAHYRAARRFEPDVSFILDIGGQDMKAIYIHDNAVAEIQINEACSSGCGSFIETFARSLGYSVQEFAEIACDSKSPFDLGTRCTVFMNSKVKQALREGATVGDISAGLAYSVIKNALYKVLKLKDVDVLGDKIVVQGGTFRNPAVLRALEVLLNKEVMRPDISELMGAYGAALTALANHRAHVVAAVAPQQEALKGPDRPGRETDDLVFEKLVMGSGFSKKEIRCRGCENQCRVLKLTFSNGNHFYTGNRCERRFSNNPDAQRKGRNLIDDQIRLLFERNTEPEGEPIFTYGIPRCLNMYENFPFWCAFLTTCGFRVVLSSESGFKLYEKGSATVMSENICFPAKLAHGHIFDLIGKKVDRIFYPTVVYEQEEYENALNTYNCPVVTGYPDLLKSAVNPERKFGIPLDNPVISFKDFNRLKDQLYLFFKQSGINYRTVSEGVEKGMAAQSDYRKQLRSMAKTLLSKADAGGRTTVVLAGRPYHADPLVNHGIPNLLTELGVDVISETAVPLNADAVSLEDVNVLTQWSYANRLYAAAGWVTDTANAQMVQLSSFGCGPDAVSTDEVKEILRHGGKIHTLIKMDEIVNVGAVRIRLRSMLDAVKEKNGKTNATGTGTMKKNRAVVEEDRKRILIAPYFSPFYSPLIPSAFRPLGYRVEVLPPQDRVSVEWGLKTINNDMCYPAILVAGDIIKAFQSGRYDPENTAVILTQTGGQCRASSYVSLIRKGLAAADLDEVPVIAISNEEIDPQPGFKIDKKGLIKRLGLGIIFADPLARMYLATMVREKVPGTSKNLHEKYLFEMETGIENADYYYLLNLLKRAVADFNRVEINDKTVPRVGIVGEIFVKYNFFSNGNIIDWLSGQGVEVVLPPIQSFFAQRFINETYNQKAFFKRSLADRIKYRLLEIYSRYHIGQIERVMQGFRFYKKAHDLRELAEITDEVVSLANQFGEGWLLTAEMIAMLNEGIGNIVCLQPFGCIANHITGKGMENKLKEMFPSLNLLSLDMDAGASEVNLLNRLHFMVTAAREEVDR
- a CDS encoding putative ABC transporter permease; the encoded protein is MTADVVNFFFSFSFFSILGWMLEVSYRSLRDKRFVNPGLLKGPYLILYGAGAVMLMAAVSLLQESNWGTKAFAYFIITTGLEFGSGLVAQYFFQIRLWDYSDQRFNYRGHICLKFSLYWILLAFAFEYAVLPPYQSMLVLLSPVFKWIVAGATISIMSMDFLAVAAGRFLRLTPEEKTLMEAEFVNTARPLLDLPEVAKLAQYNHHRGKTRLDHVEEVACLSFRWGKRLSLDTRAIIRGALLHDLFYYDWLHEGPRLHGFRHHNIALKNARKITLLTKKEEDIIKKHMWPLTVVPPRYMESLVVSLVDTFCSARDYLRVKKQDKHAKAVAGCVGSESGDKQK